The DNA region CCGTGACCTTCACCTCGCCGACCTCGAACGGCTCGCCGGTGACGGGATGGGCGATCTCGACCGGCAGGTATCCCACCCGCAGCTCGCCCAGCGTCGGATGGATGTTGCCGTACCCGCGCATGCTCGAATAGGCGAGCAGCAGCATCCCTCCCGTCTCTCCCCGCGCCAGCGACTGGAGGACGGCGCTGCGAGGCGCCGGAAACGTCAGCGACTGCCGGGTGACGTCGAACGGCTGCGGCTTCCCGACGGGGAGACAGGCTTCTCCTGCGTCTTCGATCGGCTCCAGCAGCCCTTCCCTCCGCAGGATGTCGATCACCTTGGGGAACGTTTCCGGGACTTCGATCCCGGGAAGCGCCGCGTCGAAGACCCGCTCCCGGAACGCGTCCCTCCGGGCGTCATCGTCCTCCAGCAGGGAAAAATCGAGCAGCCGCAAGGTGTAGTCGCTCGTCGGCCCGAGAAGCTGCCCGCCGGGAATATCCTTGAACGCCGACGAGATCCGCCGGATCGCGCGCATCTTGCCCGGATCCACCGGGAGCGTCCGGGCAAGCCGCGGCTGCGTCGCGCGATGCGCCCGCAGCAGGAACGACGCCTCGAACGTGTCGCCTGCGGACTGCTTGATCGCCAGCGCGGCGAGGTCTGGCGCGTACAGCGAGCCCTCCCCCATGACACGGTCCACGGCCAGGTAAAGCTGCTCGCGCACCTGGTCGATCTTTAAGGGGGAGGAACCTCCCTTTGAACGCTCGCGGGCGAAGAGACGACAGGCGTTCCCGATCGCCTCGCTTCCGCCCTTTACCGCCACGTATCCCACGTCAGGGGCCTCCGATCCGCGTGGAGCGGGGAATGCAGGCCACCTGTCCCGCCCGGTCCACGAAGATGGCGTCCACGCCGAGGGGAAACGCGGCGTTGGCCTCCTTCAGGAAGCCGAGCTCGCCGTCGCCGAGCCCCGCGATCCGCGGGCGGAGCGCGCTCTCGATTCCCGGCCCCGACAGCGACTCCGTCCCCCCGTCCGGGGCAAGGGCGTCGACCCGGTACACGACCGTGGCTCCCTTCTCCGGAAATTCGAGCGATCCGCGCCGGATCGACCCGGCGGTCCCGCCGGTCGTCCCGGAAAGCGCGATGACGATATCGGCCTCCCCGGCCGGCGCTTCCCGCCCGCCGGTGCGGCGCGCGATTTCCCCGCCCGCGCCCGGTTCGCACGGGCCGAGAACGCAGAAGGCGGCCTCGTTGTCCGCGACGCAGCGGAGAAGACCGGCGATGTAGGCGAGACCATCGTCCTGCGCGGCGTCAAACGGTAACGGATGGACGGTGCCGGGGCGGCTCATCGCCCGCAGCAGGACCCGGAACACCGCGTGGTCCAGGATGACGTCGTCAGGCCGCATGTCCCCTCACTTCCCCGCGACCAGGTCGAAGGAAACCCGCGTGGAGGCGCCCAGAGCGGCTTCGGCCCGCAGCCCCTCCCCGCGGCGCTCCCGCGCGCTCTCCAGAAAATCCGCCACGGTTTTCCGCAACGGGCCGCCGGCATTTCCCCGTAGCACGGCGTCCGCCGCGGCGCGCGCCAGCGCCTTCTCCGGCGAATCGCCGGCCACCATCCCGTATCCTTCCGTGCCGCGGAACGAGACCGCCGCTTCCGTCACCAGCATTTCCCCCAGGTGGAACTGCGTCGAAAAGCCGTCCACCGCCGTCACCATCGCCAGTCCGGTCCTGGGCGGCCTCGTCACGATCATCTCCTCCCCCGAAAACAGGTCCAGCAGCGCCTCCACATCGGAGTCCTCCATGTAGGCGACGGAGGCCGTTTCGTCCAACGCGCGCATCTTCGCTCCCTTTCACCCGTAGCGTACGAAAAAGCTGAAACCGTGCCGTTCGAAGCCGAGCGACTCGTAGAACCGGTGGGCCGCGAGACGGTTCCCGTTGCTGGAAAACGTCATCTTGTAGCAGCCCTTCGCCCGGCAA from Thermodesulfobacteriota bacterium includes:
- a CDS encoding phosphonate C-P lyase system protein PhnG gives rise to the protein MRALDETASVAYMEDSDVEALLDLFSGEEMIVTRPPRTGLAMVTAVDGFSTQFHLGEMLVTEAAVSFRGTEGYGMVAGDSPEKALARAAADAVLRGNAGGPLRKTVADFLESARERRGEGLRAEAALGASTRVSFDLVAGK
- a CDS encoding carbon-phosphorus lyase complex subunit PhnI, yielding MGYVAVKGGSEAIGNACRLFARERSKGGSSPLKIDQVREQLYLAVDRVMGEGSLYAPDLAALAIKQSAGDTFEASFLLRAHRATQPRLARTLPVDPGKMRAIRRISSAFKDIPGGQLLGPTSDYTLRLLDFSLLEDDDARRDAFRERVFDAALPGIEVPETFPKVIDILRREGLLEPIEDAGEACLPVGKPQPFDVTRQSLTFPAPRSAVLQSLARGETGGMLLLAYSSMRGYGNIHPTLGELRVGYLPVEIAHPVTGEPFEVGEVKVT
- the phnH gene encoding phosphonate C-P lyase system protein PhnH; the protein is MRPDDVILDHAVFRVLLRAMSRPGTVHPLPFDAAQDDGLAYIAGLLRCVADNEAAFCVLGPCEPGAGGEIARRTGGREAPAGEADIVIALSGTTGGTAGSIRRGSLEFPEKGATVVYRVDALAPDGGTESLSGPGIESALRPRIAGLGDGELGFLKEANAAFPLGVDAIFVDRAGQVACIPRSTRIGGP